Within Cnuibacter physcomitrellae, the genomic segment CGCGACGACCTACACCGCCCTCGGTGCGGAGGGGTGGGCCTCGGTGCAGCCCCGCGACCCCGCTCTCGCCTCGATCGGCGACTACGACCCGTCGGTCGCGGAGCAGCTCGACGCCACGAGCTCCTTCACCGCCACCTGCCCCGCACCCTGACCTGCGCGGCACTACCCTGACCGCATGGAGAGAGTGGTGGGGGTCGGCGGGTGGTTCGTGCGCGCATCCGACCCGGAGGCGCTGAGGGCCTGGTACCGCGACGTGCTCGGGATGGAGCTCGACGAGTACGGCTCGTGGACGACCGAGCATGGCCCGACGGTGTTCGCCGTGTTCGAGGCCGACAGCGACTACCTCGGACCGCGCACGCAGCAGAGCATGATGAACCTCCGCGTGCGCGACCTCGACGCGATGCTGGCGCAGCTTCGCGCGGCCGGAGCCGACGTCGACGACGAGGTGCAGGACATGGACGGCGTCGGCCGCTTCGGCTGGGTCACCGACCCCGAGGGCACGCGGATCGAGCTCTGGCAGCCGGCCTGAGCCGACCCGAACCCCTTCCCGGCCGGGGCAGGGGCCCAGGATGCGCGCCTAAGC encodes:
- a CDS encoding VOC family protein gives rise to the protein MERVVGVGGWFVRASDPEALRAWYRDVLGMELDEYGSWTTEHGPTVFAVFEADSDYLGPRTQQSMMNLRVRDLDAMLAQLRAAGADVDDEVQDMDGVGRFGWVTDPEGTRIELWQPA